A single region of the Actinoplanes sp. SE50/110 genome encodes:
- a CDS encoding transglycosylase family protein, whose protein sequence is MLHLNQRVRRVLSRRAQSPRALNRLAQAPATAGLVTESTAGPGRHRRTEVRRARIHLIALPNARPGFKRALGIAIAGLAGTVGLLATGASPASAAAADVNWDAVAKCESSGNWGINTGNGYYGGLQFSRSTWRAHGGTRYGSTANLASKSEQILIAERVLRHQGIGAWPTCGRRGLTRAHRTTSVSPYRLASYTTPLRASHTYVVRRGDTLSRIASRYHVRGGWRALYRTNAKRLSSPNRLSVGQRLAI, encoded by the coding sequence ATGCTTCACCTGAACCAGCGGGTTCGTCGTGTCCTGTCCCGGCGAGCCCAGTCCCCGCGTGCCCTGAACCGGCTCGCGCAGGCTCCGGCCACCGCCGGACTCGTCACGGAGAGCACCGCAGGACCCGGAAGGCACCGGCGCACCGAGGTGCGGCGGGCCAGAATCCATCTCATCGCACTCCCGAACGCCCGCCCCGGTTTCAAGCGGGCTCTCGGCATCGCCATCGCCGGCCTGGCCGGCACGGTCGGACTGCTCGCCACCGGGGCCTCCCCGGCCAGCGCAGCCGCCGCGGACGTCAACTGGGACGCGGTCGCCAAGTGCGAGTCGAGCGGCAACTGGGGCATCAACACCGGGAACGGCTATTACGGCGGCCTGCAGTTCAGCCGCAGCACCTGGCGGGCACACGGCGGCACCCGGTACGGCTCCACCGCGAACCTCGCCTCCAAGAGTGAGCAGATCCTGATCGCCGAGCGGGTGCTGCGCCACCAGGGCATCGGCGCCTGGCCCACCTGCGGTCGCCGCGGCCTCACCAGGGCACACCGGACGACCTCGGTGAGCCCGTACCGCCTGGCGTCCTACACAACGCCGCTGCGGGCGAGCCACACCTACGTGGTGAGGCGCGGGGACACCCTGTCCCGGATCGCGAGCCGTTACCACGTCAGGGGCGGCTGGCGCGCCCTTTACCGCACCAATGCGAAGCGGCTGAGCAGCCCGAACCGCCTGTCGGTGGGGCAGCGCCTGGCCATCTAG
- a CDS encoding LysR family transcriptional regulator, whose protein sequence is MDLRQLEYFVAVAETGSFTRAAQRVHITQSGVSAQIKALEHELGAELFIRSGRTARLTDAGSVALRHARAALDSTLDLRDAIDEVKGLIRGRLTIGMVIGCEVAPLFDALAAFHAEHPGIELELAEANSDQLVAGVRTGSLDVALAGLAGVPPEHLATRVLIRERLVALVPPTSDLAGSPGVPISLLSAYPVICLPVGTGIRDALDRSTPGRSAVALVATSPDTVAGLTRRGLGVAVLSESMAAAHPDLTAVPIDGADVPALLALVWQERPNPALTAFLKHFP, encoded by the coding sequence ATGGATCTGCGTCAGCTGGAGTACTTCGTCGCGGTCGCCGAGACCGGCAGCTTCACCCGCGCCGCCCAGCGGGTGCACATCACGCAATCCGGGGTCAGCGCCCAGATCAAGGCCCTGGAGCACGAGCTCGGCGCCGAGCTGTTCATCCGCAGCGGCCGCACCGCCCGGCTCACCGACGCCGGCTCGGTGGCGCTGCGCCACGCCCGCGCCGCCCTCGACTCCACGCTCGACCTGCGCGACGCGATCGACGAGGTCAAGGGCCTCATCCGGGGCCGGCTGACGATCGGCATGGTGATCGGCTGCGAGGTGGCGCCGCTGTTCGACGCGCTCGCCGCCTTCCATGCCGAGCACCCCGGCATCGAGCTGGAGCTGGCCGAGGCCAACTCGGATCAGTTGGTCGCCGGCGTCCGCACGGGCAGTCTGGACGTGGCGCTGGCCGGGCTGGCCGGCGTTCCGCCCGAGCATCTGGCCACCCGGGTGCTGATCCGGGAACGGCTCGTGGCCCTGGTGCCACCCACCAGCGACCTCGCCGGGAGCCCGGGCGTGCCGATCAGCCTGCTGTCGGCGTACCCCGTGATCTGCCTCCCGGTGGGGACCGGCATCCGTGACGCGCTGGACCGCAGCACCCCGGGGCGGTCGGCGGTCGCGCTCGTCGCGACCTCGCCGGACACGGTCGCCGGTCTGACCCGGCGCGGGCTGGGTGTCGCGGTGCTCAGCGAGTCGATGGCGGCCGCGCACCCGGATCTGACCGCCGTCCCGATCGACGGCGCCGACGTCCCGGCGCTGCTCGCGCTGGTCTGGCAGGAGCGACCGAATCCGGCGCTCACCGCGTTCCTGAAGCATTTCCCCTAG
- a CDS encoding nuclear transport factor 2 family protein — MTSSEKAFQPEDLTRLFVERANAKDAEGLALLYEEDAVMAYPPGSQTVGRAAIQKLWAELLPKMPRFEPEPPLPTLISGDLALTATPPKDGAGARAQVVRRQADGSWLRVLDHPEMRPGQQA, encoded by the coding sequence ATGACTTCTTCCGAGAAAGCCTTCCAGCCCGAGGACCTCACCCGGCTCTTCGTCGAGCGGGCCAACGCGAAGGATGCCGAGGGCCTCGCCCTGCTCTACGAGGAGGACGCGGTGATGGCCTATCCGCCCGGCAGCCAGACGGTCGGGCGCGCCGCCATCCAGAAGCTGTGGGCGGAGCTGTTGCCCAAGATGCCGCGGTTCGAGCCGGAGCCGCCGCTGCCCACGCTGATCAGCGGCGACCTGGCCCTCACCGCGACCCCGCCGAAAGACGGCGCCGGGGCGAGGGCACAGGTGGTCCGCCGTCAGGCCGACGGCTCGTGGCTGCGGGTCCTCGACCACCCGGAGATGCGGCCCGGCCAGCAGGCCTAG